In Zea mays cultivar B73 chromosome 7, Zm-B73-REFERENCE-NAM-5.0, whole genome shotgun sequence, the following proteins share a genomic window:
- the LOC103633468 gene encoding IQ domain-containing protein IQM2 gives MGVLFSCPVEEEEDVPAGAAAALPAPCNAAVEPPALKPSLQGSGKLRFERSLGSLIRREQQSPSARLHVDVDVDVDAAAKQVPATSTVAPVPPVMPRELARTRFADAAPAPAPESPKHEAAAVTVQKVYKSFRTRRRLADCAVVVEQSWWELLDFALLRRSSVSFFDIERQESAVSKWARARTRAAKVGKGLSKDDKAQKLALQHWLEAIDPRHRYGHNLHYYYDCWLRCESKEPFFYWLDVGEGKEINLERCPRLKLLSQCIKYLGPKEREEYEVVIEDGKFMFKKSRQILDTSDGPRDSKWIFVLSTSKNLYVGQKKKGTFQHSSFLAGGATSAAGRLVVEDGILKAIWPHSGHYRPTEENFQEFQSFLKDNNVDLTDVKMSPDEDDEEFWSRLRSISSDCCAVADKPEEDQQAAAQETSNSCQAPQVTESTTPDEVSPSPSQQEETSKSLSPTATVTRQDSSEDAETSTTSHRALFEDGQEEDHAAAATAADDNTAVPREKILQRISSKKETKSYQLGKQVSFKWTTGAGPRIVCVRDYPSELQLRALEQVHLSPRSGGAAAAAGAGRAASSRFASPQRCGSPVAARGRREPLASAGCGRAASSRFASPQRSSSPMARARCEQLTPREAFRTHLMARG, from the exons ATGGGCGTGCTCTTCTCATGCCccgtggaggaggaggaggacgtgcCGGCAGGAGCTGCAGCTGCCCTTCCGGCGCCGTGCAATGCCGCCGTGGAGCCGCCGGCCCTCAAGCCGTCGCTGCAGGGCTCCGGGAAGCTCCGGTTCGAGCGCTCGCTCGGCAGCCTGATCCGGCGGGAGCAGCAGAGCCCCAGCGCGCGCCTGCACGTGGACGTCGACGTCGACGTCGACGCCGCCGCCAAGCAGGTCCCCGCCACGTCCACCGTAGCGCCCGTGCCGCCGGTCATGCCCAGGGAGCTCGCGCGGACCAGGTTCGCCgacgccgcgcccgcgcccgcgccggagAGCCCCAAGCACGAGGCGGCGGCCGTCACGGTGCAGAAGGTGTACAAGAGCTTCCGCACGCGCCGCCGCCTCGCCGACTGCGCCGTCGTCGTCGAGCAGAGCTG GTGGGAGCTGCTGGACTTCGCGCTGCTCAGGCGGAGCTCCGTCTCCTTCTTCGACATCGAGAGGCAGGAGTCGGCGGTGTCcaagtgggcgagggcaagaaccAGAGCTGCCAAG GTTGGCAAAGGGCTGTCCAAGGATGACAAGGCCCAGAAGCTTGCGCTGCAGCACTGGCTCGAAGCT ATTGACCCGCGCCACCGGTACGGACATAACCTCCACTACTACTACGACTGCTGGCTGCGGTGCGAGAGCAAGGAGCCCTTCTTCTACTG GCTGGACGTTGGAGAAGGCAAGGAAATCAATCTCGAGCGGTGTCCGCGGTTGAAGCTTCTAAGCCAGTGCATCAAGTACCTTGGTCCG AAAGAAAGAGAAGAGTATGAGGTTGTGATCGAGGATGGCAAGTTCATGTTCAAGAAAAGCAGGCAAATCCTAGACACGTCCGATGGACCAAGAGATTCCAAGTGGATCTTTGTTCTAAGTACATCCAAGAATCTGTACGTTGGACAG aagaaaaagggcacattTCAGCATTCGAGCTTCCTCGCTGGAGGAGCTACATCTGCTGCTGGTCGACTAGTTGTGGAAGATGGGATCCTCAAG GCTATTTGGCCACACAGCGGGCACTACCGCCCAACGGAAGAGAACTTCCAGGAATTCCAGAGCTTCCTCAAAGACAACAATGTCGACCTCACTGATGTCAAG ATGAGCCCAGATGAAGACGACGAGGAGTTTTGGAGCAGGCTCAGAAGCATCTCTTCCGACTGCTGCGCCGTCGCTGACAAACCCGAAGAAGATCAACAGGCCGCAGCTCAAGAAACCAGCAACAGTTGCCAGGCACCTCAAGTCACTGAATCGACCACACCTGACGAAGTCTCTCCCTCCCCGTCCCAGCAGGAAGAAACCAGCAAGAGTCTCAGTCCCACTGCAACTGTCACGAGGCAAGATTCATCAGAGGACGCCGAGACCTCAACGACAAGCCACCGTGCCCTGTTCGAAGATGGTCAGGAGGAGGACCACGCTGCCGCGGCCACCGCCGCCGACGACAATACAGCCGTGCCGAGGGAGAAGATCCTGCAGAGGATCAGCTCCAAGAAGGAGACCAAGTCGTACCAGCTGGGGAAGCAGGTGTCGTTCAAGTGGACCACGGGCGCGGGGCCCCGGATCGTGTGCGTCCGTGACTACCCGTCGGAGCTCCAGCTCCGGGCACTGGAGCAGGTGCACCTGTCTCCGCGGAGCGGCGGCGCCGCCGCAGCCGCAGGGGCCGGTAGGGCGGCCTCGTCCCGGTTCGCCTCGCCGCAGCGGTGCGGCAGCCCGGTTGCGGCGAGAGGGCGCCGCGAGCCTCTGGCGTCGGCGGGGTGCGGCAGGGCGGCCTCGTCACGGTTCGCGTCGCCGCAGCGGTCCAGCAGCCCGATGGCGAGAGCGCGCTGCGAGCAGCTGACGCCGAGGGAGGCGTTCCGGACGCACCTGATGGCCAGAGGTTAA
- the LOC103633469 gene encoding DEAD-box ATP-dependent RNA helicase 36, with the protein MEVDGEAQHFRLFSKRAKPKLKPEVQPQPEPEPPSRDPAAAEAYLDPAPTIVTETGQADDAADAAGTAPATFADLGLSQWLVDACEALGMRRPTAVQRRCIPRALAGADVLGIAETGSGKTAAFALPILHRLGEDPYGVAALALAPTRELAAQLAEQFRALGAPLGLRCLAAIGGFDSLAQAKGLSRRPHVVVATPGRIATLVKNDPDLAKVFSRTKFLVLDEADRILDVNFEEELRVIFGCLPKKRQTFLFSATMSDNLRSLLELSGNKSYFFEAYEGFKTVETLKQQYIHVPPQGKELHLWHLLSVMKGKTEDPIRSAIVFVSTCKDCQYLDLLLEELRYPAVALNSHKSQAQRLSALNRFKSGQVPVLLATDVGSRGLDIQTVDLVINYDMPMSPRDYIHRVGRTARASRGGLAISFVTQKDICLLHEIEDVVEKQLEAYECSDKEVTKDITKVFKAIRLSKMRRRDEGHDEKVEARKEQKRRDRARKRKHED; encoded by the exons ATGGAGGTCGACGGCGAGGCACAACATTTCCGCCTCTTCTCCAAGAGGGCCAAGCCCAAGCTCAAGCCCGAGGTCCAGCCCCAGCCGGAGCCGGAACCCCCAAGCCGTGACCCCGCCGCCGCCGAAGCCTACCTCGACCCTGCTCCCACAATCGTGACCGAGACCGGCCAGGCCGACGACGCGGCGGACGCTGCCGGCACGGCGCCGGCGACCTTCGCGGACCTTGGCCTATCGCAGTGGCTGGTGGATGCGTGCGAAGCCCTGGGCATGCGGCGCCCCACGGCGGTGCAGCGCCGGTGCATTCCGCGCGCGCTCGCGGGGGCGGACGTGCTCGGGATCGCCGAGACGGGGAGCGGCAAGACGGCCGCGTTCGCGCTGCCCATCCTGCACCGCCTCGGGGAGGACCCCTATGGCGTGGCCGCGCTCGCGCTCGCCCCCACGCGCGAGCTCGCGGCGCAGCTCGCCGAGCAGTTCCGCGCGCTCGGGGCGCCGCTCGGCCTCAGGTGCCTCGCGGCCATCGGAGGATTCGACTCGCTCGCGCAGGCCAAAGGGCTCTCGCGCCGCCCCCACGTCGTCGTCGCCACCCCAGGACGCATTGCGACGCTCGTCAAAAACGATCCTGACCTCGCCAAAGTATTCTCCCGCACAAAG TTTCTTGTGTTGGACGAGGCCGATAGAATTCtagatgttaattttgaagaggaaCTTCGTGTCATATTTGGCTGTCTACCAAAGAAGCGGCAAACCTTTTTGTTTTCAGCAACAATGTCAGACAATCTGAGATCTTTGCTTGAACTTTCGGGGAACAAATCATACTTTTTTGAAGCATACGAAGGTTTCAAGACAGTGGAGACCTTAAAGCAACAATACATCCATGTTCCTCCACAGGGAAAAGAGCTTCATCTTTGGCATCTTTTGTCAGTTATGAAGGGAAAAACGGAAGACCCTATTCGTTCAGCCATTGTATTTGTCTCTACTTGCAA AGACTGCCAATATTTAGATCTGCTGCTGGAAGAACTTCGTTATCCTGCGGTTGCTTTGAACTCTCACAAGTCTCAGGCACAGCGGCTCTCAGCACTTAACCGGTTTAAATCCGGTCAGGTTCCTGTATTGCTTGCCACTGATGTGGGCAGTCGTGGGTTAGATATCCAGACAGTTGATCTTGTTATCAACTACGACATGCCGAT GTCTCCACGTGATTACATCCACCGGGTTGGACGAACTGCAAGAGCTTCAAGGGGAGGGCTCGCTATAAgctttgttacacag AAGGATATATGTCTTTTACACGAGATAGAAGATGTTGTGGAAAAGCAGTTGGAGGCCTATGAGTGCAGTGATAAAGAAGTTACTAAAGATATTACAAAG GTGTTCAAAGCAATACGTCTCTCGAAAATGAGGAGGAGGGACGAGGGACATGATGAGAAAGTAGAAGCAAGAAAAGAACAGAAGAGAAGAGATCGGGCAAGAAAGAGGAAACATGAAGACTAA